The proteins below are encoded in one region of Pontibacter deserti:
- a CDS encoding protein disulfide isomerase family protein: MTSIHNATDADLRQLVFKKDHVIVKFIDEECKICKALAPSFESLALLPKYKEVLFLRMDAKVNPVSSKEVKFSSSPFIATYKKGILLDCGVVTDIQGITEMLDRLLV, from the coding sequence ATGACCTCCATACATAATGCAACCGATGCAGATTTAAGGCAGTTGGTATTTAAGAAAGATCACGTTATAGTAAAGTTTATCGACGAAGAGTGTAAAATCTGCAAGGCACTGGCTCCTTCCTTCGAGTCGCTGGCTCTCCTGCCTAAGTATAAAGAAGTACTTTTTCTGCGGATGGATGCAAAAGTAAATCCTGTATCATCGAAGGAAGTTAAATTCAGTAGCTCACCTTTTATAGCCACTTATAAAAAAGGCATTTTGCTTGATTGCGGTGTTGTAACTGATATACAAGGCATTACAGAAATGTTGGACCGGTTACTGGTATGA
- a CDS encoding pirin family protein has translation MKNRTVARLLYGEEVDMNGTPVRQPFPTEQVDQIDPFLLLHHHTTTVSPDIDPRKAGIGPHPHRGFSPVTFIYKGGVHHRDSRRNNSIVYEGGTQWMDAGMGIMHSERPPHDIQERGGVQEIIQIWVNLPRKYKMSQPNYQPLQANETPVVTGDNYELQVVTGKFQKVKGPIKTLTPLLILRLTMKAGATCEVPIPESYNAVLYLLDGQVMIKGYGLVDGYNAVEFNTDGEGCTITAKEDTRILLLAGEPIDEEVSMYGPFVMNTQLEVMQAMRDYQLGKMGILIED, from the coding sequence ATGAAAAACAGAACAGTAGCACGCCTGCTTTACGGAGAAGAAGTAGATATGAATGGTACACCTGTACGCCAACCATTTCCTACAGAGCAGGTAGACCAGATCGATCCGTTCCTGTTGCTGCACCACCATACAACTACCGTCTCACCGGATATAGATCCGCGCAAAGCCGGAATAGGGCCACACCCGCACCGGGGTTTTTCTCCGGTAACGTTCATTTACAAAGGCGGTGTGCATCACCGTGACTCCAGGCGTAACAACAGCATTGTTTATGAAGGTGGCACACAATGGATGGATGCAGGCATGGGCATTATGCATAGTGAACGTCCACCGCACGACATACAGGAGCGGGGCGGGGTGCAGGAGATCATTCAGATATGGGTAAATCTGCCTCGCAAGTATAAAATGAGCCAGCCAAATTACCAGCCTTTGCAGGCTAATGAAACACCCGTGGTAACAGGCGATAACTACGAACTACAGGTTGTAACCGGAAAGTTTCAGAAGGTGAAAGGGCCGATCAAGACCCTGACGCCACTGCTCATCCTGCGCCTGACCATGAAAGCCGGTGCTACCTGCGAAGTGCCAATTCCGGAAAGCTATAATGCAGTGCTATACTTGCTCGATGGACAGGTAATGATAAAGGGATATGGATTGGTTGATGGCTATAATGCTGTTGAATTTAATACTGATGGTGAAGGCTGTACCATAACCGCTAAAGAAGATACCCGCATTTTGCTGCTTGCCGGCGAACCGATAGATGAAGAAGTATCTATGTACGGGCCTTTTGTGATGAATACTCAACTGGAAGTAATGCAGGCCATGCGTGACTACCAGTTAGGCAAAATGGGCATCCTGATTGAAGACTAA